The Blautia hydrogenotrophica DSM 10507 genome window below encodes:
- the pheA gene encoding prephenate dehydratase, producing the protein MDYLRQEIDGIDKELLELFQKRMKTCAELAEYKKKKEIPILDESRERQKLAMVTEQSEEGMTDYNRNLFGVVMDLSKAYQQKLNRAHSEWEKVISEAIENTEKTLPKYPFVACQGVEGAYSQIAADKIFKTKTNIMYCTDFEGVFAAVDKGMCRYGILPVENSTAGSVNRIYDLMTKYNFYIVRALRLRIDHNLLAKHGTKVADIKEIFSHEQAISQCSQYLKQFPDVKVTVCENTAVAAKMVAESERSDVAALSSRSCAELYDLEMLDKCVQDQENNYTRFICISKNLEIYPGSDKTSMMMSVSHKPGGLYKILSRFFVLGINLTKLESRPIPDRDFEFMFYVDLETSVYSEEFIQAVCEMDNICESFRYLGSYSEVI; encoded by the coding sequence ATGGACTATTTGAGACAGGAGATCGATGGAATAGACAAGGAACTTTTAGAGTTGTTTCAGAAGAGAATGAAGACCTGCGCCGAGCTGGCAGAATATAAGAAGAAAAAAGAGATTCCGATTTTGGATGAGTCCAGAGAGCGCCAGAAGCTGGCGATGGTGACAGAACAATCCGAGGAAGGAATGACGGACTATAACCGGAACCTCTTCGGTGTTGTCATGGATTTGAGCAAAGCATACCAGCAGAAGCTGAACCGTGCGCACAGCGAGTGGGAAAAGGTGATCAGCGAAGCCATAGAGAACACAGAGAAAACCTTGCCGAAATATCCATTTGTAGCTTGTCAGGGTGTGGAGGGAGCCTACTCTCAGATCGCGGCAGACAAAATTTTCAAGACAAAGACCAACATTATGTATTGCACGGATTTTGAAGGGGTCTTTGCGGCCGTGGACAAGGGAATGTGCCGCTACGGCATTTTGCCGGTGGAAAACAGCACCGCAGGTTCTGTCAATCGAATTTACGATCTAATGACGAAATATAATTTCTACATTGTGCGGGCGCTGCGCCTGAGGATAGACCACAACCTCCTGGCAAAGCACGGGACGAAGGTGGCAGACATCAAGGAGATCTTTTCTCATGAGCAGGCGATCAGCCAGTGCAGCCAGTATCTGAAACAGTTCCCAGATGTGAAAGTGACCGTCTGCGAGAATACTGCGGTCGCTGCCAAGATGGTGGCAGAGTCAGAACGCAGTGATGTGGCGGCGCTCTCCTCTAGAAGCTGTGCGGAGTTGTATGATCTAGAAATGCTGGACAAATGCGTTCAGGACCAGGAGAACAATTACACGAGATTTATTTGCATTTCCAAAAATTTGGAGATTTATCCTGGTTCTGACAAGACCAGCATGATGATGAGCGTGAGCCATAAACCAGGCGGGCTGTACAAGATTCTTTCCAGATTCTTCGTGCTGGGAATTAACCTGACGAAGTTGGAGAGCCGTCCGATTCCTGATCGGGATTTTGAATTTATGTTCTATGTAGATTTGGAGACATCTGTCTATTCTGAAGAGTTTATCCAGGCAGTTTGTGAGATGGACAATATCTGTGAGAGTTTCCGCTATCTTGGAAGTTATTCGGAGGTTATCTGA
- a CDS encoding shikimate kinase, with protein sequence MEYGLLGEKLGHSFSPQIHSQLAGYSYELVEKTPQEVEVFLKEREFQGLNVTIPYKKKVFDCCDQVSELARRIGSINTIANRGGWLYGDNTDYYGFRYMIHRLGVSVAEKKAVVLGNGGVAPAVRAALEDEGAGEIVTVSRRGENNYNNISRHYDAKILVNTTPLGMYPGNGEAAVDLGPFKQCEAVYDLIYNPLKTKLLLSAEKLGIPCMDGLSMLVAQAKKSCEIFQQISLPEEKVEEITGCLRRKVSNVCLIGMPGCGKTTVGERLAARLGKKFVDIDREIVKRMGKEIPEIFRESGETGFRKMESEVLSEVTKQTGQVVATGGGVVVTPKNCELVRQNGEVIFLKRDLRELTVAGRPVSQSRPLEQIYEERIDAYRSWSDFQVENRTVEKTVREIESLLV encoded by the coding sequence ATGGAATATGGACTTTTGGGGGAGAAGCTAGGCCACAGCTTTTCTCCTCAGATACACAGTCAGCTGGCGGGCTACAGCTATGAACTGGTGGAGAAAACGCCCCAGGAAGTGGAGGTATTTCTCAAAGAGAGAGAATTTCAGGGCCTGAACGTGACGATTCCCTATAAGAAAAAGGTGTTTGATTGCTGTGATCAGGTTTCAGAGCTGGCACGGCGGATTGGCAGCATCAATACGATTGCGAATCGCGGTGGGTGGCTGTATGGGGATAACACGGACTATTATGGATTCCGCTATATGATACATAGGCTGGGTGTCAGCGTGGCAGAAAAGAAAGCGGTTGTTTTGGGAAACGGGGGCGTCGCTCCGGCAGTACGAGCAGCCCTCGAAGATGAGGGAGCCGGAGAAATTGTGACTGTCTCACGGCGGGGCGAGAATAATTATAATAATATTTCTAGACACTATGATGCGAAGATTCTCGTGAACACGACTCCGCTGGGGATGTACCCGGGGAATGGAGAGGCCGCAGTGGATTTAGGGCCTTTTAAACAGTGTGAGGCCGTCTACGATCTGATTTATAATCCGCTGAAGACTAAACTGCTGTTGTCGGCGGAAAAGTTAGGGATTCCCTGTATGGATGGTCTGTCTATGTTGGTGGCACAGGCGAAGAAGTCCTGTGAGATTTTTCAGCAGATATCTTTGCCGGAGGAAAAGGTAGAGGAAATTACGGGGTGTCTGCGAAGAAAAGTGAGTAATGTGTGCCTGATCGGGATGCCAGGCTGCGGAAAGACGACCGTGGGAGAACGGCTGGCCGCAAGGCTTGGCAAAAAGTTTGTGGATATTGACCGGGAGATTGTCAAAAGAATGGGAAAAGAAATCCCGGAGATCTTCAGAGAGTCTGGGGAAACCGGGTTCCGAAAGATGGAAAGTGAAGTTCTGAGTGAGGTGACGAAGCAGACAGGCCAGGTAGTCGCCACCGGCGGAGGTGTGGTGGTGACTCCAAAGAACTGTGAGTTGGTTCGCCAGAATGGTGAAGTGATCTTCTTGAAAAGAGATCTGAGAGAGTTAACTGTGGCGGGTCGGCCCGTATCGCAGTCTCGTCCCTTGGAGCAGATCTATGAAGAGAGAATCGATGCCTACCGTTCTTGGAGTGATTTCCAGGTAGAAAATCGCACGGTGGAGAAAACGGTGCGGGAGATAGAAAGCTTGTTGGTGTGA
- a CDS encoding RraA family protein, whose translation MSTVNCRIVLDFERPSKELLEKFKELPVATLDDSMNRMSAMDSGIHAYSKGKLAGPAFTIKVPYGDNLMLHKSVDMIKPGDILVIQCENSLNRAIFGSLLVNNLKEKGARGIIVDGAIRDSEEISQIEGIPVYARCTSPNGPWKNGPGEINTTIAVGGQIVRPGDIVCADQDGIVVVPQEYAEEIAAETKEKEEGEKVVLAQMLAGKFERPWVEQAMEKLKVDVKPR comes from the coding sequence ATGTCTACGGTAAACTGCAGAATTGTGCTGGACTTTGAAAGACCCAGCAAAGAACTTTTGGAAAAATTCAAGGAACTTCCAGTGGCTACACTAGATGATAGCATGAACCGGATGTCTGCCATGGACAGTGGAATTCATGCTTATAGTAAGGGCAAGCTGGCAGGACCGGCTTTTACGATTAAGGTTCCTTATGGAGATAATCTGATGCTTCATAAGAGTGTAGACATGATAAAGCCTGGAGACATTTTGGTAATACAGTGTGAAAACAGTTTGAACCGGGCAATTTTCGGTTCTCTTCTGGTGAATAATCTGAAAGAAAAAGGCGCAAGAGGAATCATTGTGGACGGAGCAATTCGGGACAGCGAGGAGATCTCTCAAATTGAGGGGATACCGGTCTATGCCAGATGTACATCGCCCAACGGACCATGGAAAAACGGCCCGGGCGAAATCAATACAACGATTGCGGTGGGAGGACAGATTGTAAGGCCCGGAGATATTGTCTGTGCCGATCAGGACGGAATTGTAGTGGTTCCTCAGGAGTATGCGGAAGAAATAGCTGCGGAGACAAAGGAAAAAGAAGAAGGAGAAAAAGTTGTCCTGGCTCAAATGCTGGCTGGAAAATTTGAAAGGCCATGGGTAGAGCAGGCGATGGAAAAATTGAAAGTTGACGTAAAACCCCGATAG
- a CDS encoding FadR/GntR family transcriptional regulator has protein sequence MSNLFEGRNKRESAVDIVVNNIKQLLMDRKLKPGDRLPSELEISEGLCVSRGSVREAMKILAAFGLIDIRVGNGTYVCESIGNGMMDSFLFSFFLSNPDVENLFELRRFFEIDIMELIDKHYLENEEERIALRKNLEDLENMIKDGSSPKKLAKNDIEFHQLLGKATHNILIERIYNFIMDFMEASIIATHKHQHGEVVYKIHKDVVNVIENRDIARIPEVVTNSVVTWSVLQDPSEKVEISVS, from the coding sequence ATGTCAAATCTTTTTGAAGGCCGTAATAAGAGAGAATCGGCTGTGGATATCGTAGTCAATAATATAAAACAGCTATTGATGGACCGCAAGTTAAAACCCGGCGATCGTCTTCCAAGTGAACTTGAAATCTCAGAGGGTTTATGTGTCAGCCGTGGCTCTGTACGAGAAGCGATGAAAATTCTGGCTGCTTTTGGGTTGATCGATATCCGTGTCGGCAATGGAACTTATGTCTGTGAATCCATTGGCAATGGAATGATGGATTCCTTTCTTTTTAGTTTTTTTCTGTCTAATCCCGACGTGGAGAATCTCTTTGAACTGCGCAGGTTTTTTGAAATCGATATTATGGAACTGATAGATAAACATTATCTGGAAAATGAAGAAGAGCGAATTGCTTTGAGAAAAAATTTGGAGGACCTGGAAAATATGATTAAGGATGGTTCGTCACCTAAAAAACTGGCTAAAAATGACATAGAATTTCATCAACTTCTTGGTAAAGCCACTCACAACATTCTAATCGAGCGCATCTACAATTTTATCATGGATTTCATGGAAGCCTCCATCATTGCTACTCACAAACACCAACATGGGGAAGTCGTTTACAAAATACACAAGGACGTAGTCAATGTCATCGAGAACCGAGATATCGCACGAATTCCTGAAGTAGTGACAAATTCTGTCGTTACCTGGTCTGTACTTCAAGACCCATCAGAGAAAGTCGAAATCTCCGTATCCTAA
- a CDS encoding pyridoxal phosphate-dependent aminotransferase encodes MEYYFNANLKNIPPSASLAVSEKARELKKKGIDVITLATGEPDFDTPYAARFAAVKALVEGHTHYSQARGIEELRDCIAKKLRKENGISCDSQQILLTPGAKYAVYEAIAVLVTPQSGDEVMILNPAWVSYGPMVIAAGGVPVEVGLSFENNYKISREILEQHVSERTRALIINYPNNPTGCILTEEEAQIVADFAITHNLIVISDEIYERICFDGRKNKSLASIEKVKDRVITINGFSKSMAMTGWRIGYLCGPQQLIDKALLYSQHTISCLSDFCQEGAAASFECQEEAEEMVKSYQNQRDMFVGKLNEIPHVTCHLPQGAFYAWAKFELGDMDSVAVSEFLLEKAHVATVPGASYGKGTDKCVRMSFATAEKDLQEAAKRIDSAVRTYLNGGE; translated from the coding sequence ATGGAATACTATTTTAATGCAAATCTGAAAAATATTCCGCCGTCTGCGTCTCTGGCGGTTTCGGAAAAAGCAAGAGAGCTGAAAAAAAAGGGGATTGACGTAATCACGCTGGCTACCGGAGAACCGGATTTTGACACGCCCTACGCTGCCAGGTTTGCGGCAGTGAAAGCGCTGGTCGAGGGACATACCCATTATTCCCAGGCCAGAGGAATCGAAGAGCTTCGAGACTGTATCGCAAAGAAATTAAGGAAGGAGAACGGGATTTCCTGCGACAGCCAGCAGATTTTGTTGACTCCAGGCGCCAAGTATGCGGTTTATGAAGCAATCGCGGTTTTGGTTACGCCTCAAAGTGGTGATGAAGTTATGATCTTGAATCCTGCCTGGGTTTCCTATGGGCCGATGGTCATTGCAGCAGGCGGAGTTCCTGTGGAAGTAGGACTCTCTTTTGAGAATAACTATAAAATTAGCCGGGAGATCTTAGAACAGCATGTCAGCGAACGGACAAGAGCACTGATTATCAATTATCCCAACAACCCTACAGGTTGTATCCTGACAGAGGAAGAGGCACAGATTGTCGCAGATTTCGCGATTACCCATAATTTGATTGTGATTTCTGACGAGATTTATGAGAGAATCTGCTTTGACGGACGCAAAAACAAAAGCCTCGCCAGCATCGAGAAGGTGAAAGACCGGGTGATTACCATCAATGGTTTTTCCAAGAGCATGGCGATGACTGGCTGGAGGATTGGTTATCTGTGCGGCCCGCAACAATTGATTGACAAAGCGCTGCTGTACTCCCAGCATACGATTTCCTGCCTGAGCGATTTCTGCCAGGAAGGAGCAGCCGCATCCTTTGAATGTCAGGAAGAGGCAGAAGAAATGGTGAAGAGTTATCAGAACCAAAGAGATATGTTTGTGGGAAAATTAAATGAGATTCCCCACGTGACCTGCCATCTTCCACAGGGGGCCTTTTACGCCTGGGCAAAGTTTGAGCTGGGAGACATGGACAGTGTGGCGGTCAGTGAATTTCTTCTGGAAAAAGCGCATGTGGCTACTGTGCCCGGGGCGTCTTATGGAAAAGGAACAGACAAATGTGTGCGGATGTCTTTTGCAACTGCGGAGAAGGATTTGCAGGAGGCAGCCAAGAGAATTGACAGTGCGGTGAGAACTTATTTAAACGGAGGTGAGTGA
- a CDS encoding Na+/H+ antiporter NhaC family protein, whose amino-acid sequence MNEKKQFYGKTLGPWIPIIVMIVGMIASVILGSGGLLRFSLFGFFGLVVGLFLAKDKKHYGDILMAGLQNHMLAVIIMAFLLAGVLSQLLKMSGLINGLIWAMSILHLPTGFIPVIAFLTCVLISTACGTSSGSVTAVAPVLVPLAASLDCNVGLVCGAIISGAIFGDNLAPISDTTIGSALTQEAKINEVVATRLPYSLIAGAISAVLFIIMGLSTTVEQAANIQMDSSDAKALVLLIIPIIMIVMMKKGWGLVPTLLICNVTGILINLILGCISVETMLSETGPILAGMTGMLNIILFIMLLFGILEILNQTGSFDKLLNGLVKICKTPRSAELVCMLASAIGSLASGGSSTAVMFFGPMVKEIMRKFKIDRNRGANFLDATACAVTGLMPYGTPCMLAISFAVQCEGVSPAFSFKDIMPYNYHCIFLFLIFLLSAITGIGRKYEKEASALDSSEA is encoded by the coding sequence ATGAACGAAAAAAAACAATTTTATGGAAAGACACTCGGCCCCTGGATTCCGATTATCGTCATGATCGTCGGCATGATTGCCAGCGTAATACTCGGCAGCGGCGGACTTTTACGTTTCTCTCTGTTTGGTTTCTTTGGCCTGGTTGTCGGTCTGTTTCTAGCCAAAGACAAAAAACACTACGGCGATATTCTCATGGCAGGACTGCAAAACCATATGCTGGCCGTCATTATCATGGCGTTTCTGCTGGCCGGCGTCCTGTCTCAGCTTTTGAAAATGAGCGGTCTGATTAACGGACTGATCTGGGCGATGAGCATTCTACATCTCCCTACAGGTTTTATTCCTGTCATTGCTTTTTTAACCTGTGTACTGATTTCCACTGCCTGCGGCACGTCTTCCGGTTCTGTGACCGCAGTTGCCCCGGTCTTGGTTCCTCTGGCAGCCAGTCTGGACTGTAACGTCGGCCTGGTATGCGGTGCAATTATCAGCGGCGCTATCTTCGGCGATAACCTGGCGCCTATTTCTGACACCACTATTGGCTCCGCCCTGACACAGGAAGCAAAAATCAACGAAGTGGTCGCCACCCGGCTCCCTTATTCTCTTATTGCCGGTGCAATCTCTGCAGTCCTCTTCATCATTATGGGACTTAGCACCACTGTGGAGCAGGCCGCTAATATCCAAATGGACTCTTCTGACGCAAAAGCGTTGGTTCTGCTGATAATTCCCATCATTATGATCGTGATGATGAAAAAAGGATGGGGATTGGTTCCCACTCTTCTGATCTGCAATGTCACCGGCATCCTGATCAATCTCATTTTAGGCTGTATCTCTGTGGAAACCATGCTCAGTGAAACCGGACCTATTCTCGCCGGCATGACTGGTATGTTAAATATCATTTTATTCATTATGCTTTTATTTGGTATCCTGGAAATTTTGAACCAGACCGGTTCTTTTGATAAACTTCTCAATGGCCTGGTAAAAATCTGCAAAACTCCCAGATCCGCAGAGCTGGTTTGTATGCTGGCTTCTGCCATCGGCAGCCTGGCATCCGGCGGCAGCTCCACAGCAGTAATGTTCTTTGGACCAATGGTAAAAGAAATTATGCGAAAATTCAAAATTGACCGGAACCGCGGCGCCAACTTTCTGGATGCGACAGCCTGCGCAGTTACAGGCCTAATGCCTTATGGGACTCCATGTATGCTGGCTATCAGCTTTGCAGTTCAATGTGAAGGTGTCAGTCCTGCTTTCTCTTTCAAAGATATCATGCCTTACAATTATCACTGTATCTTCCTGTTTTTAATTTTCCTGCTCAGCGCCATTACTGGTATCGGGCGGAAATATGAAAAAGAGGCATCCGCGCTGGATTCCTCCGAAGCATAA
- the aroC gene encoding chorismate synthase, translated as MSSIVGENIKVSVFGQSHSKAIGVVIDGLPAGLTIDMEELKAFMKRRAPGGKAYATARKEADVPEFLSGLVENTTCGAPLCAVIHNKDTRSSDYENLKNIPRPGHADYPAQIKFQGFQDVAGGGHFSGRLTAPLCVAGNICMQALRERGIQVAAHIYRIAHVQDRPANLTDLTQAELLKVREKEFPVLEDEKGEKMRQAIAQAKDELDSVGGIIECVITGVPAGVGSPMFAGVENRLAAAAFGVPAVKGIEFGNGFGCANLRGSQNNDSYEIQEGRVVTKTNHSGGVLGGISTGMPIVFRVAIKPTSSIAQEQDSIRMREMENAKLVVKGRHDPCIVPRAVPCVEAVAALTIYDMLCC; from the coding sequence ATGAGTTCAATCGTGGGAGAAAATATCAAAGTCTCAGTGTTTGGGCAGTCTCATTCTAAAGCCATTGGAGTGGTGATTGATGGGCTTCCGGCGGGACTTACTATAGATATGGAGGAACTGAAAGCCTTTATGAAGCGCAGAGCGCCGGGAGGAAAGGCGTATGCCACGGCGAGAAAGGAAGCGGATGTGCCGGAGTTTCTCTCTGGGCTGGTGGAGAATACCACTTGCGGTGCGCCATTGTGTGCAGTGATTCACAACAAAGACACGAGATCGTCAGACTATGAAAATCTAAAAAATATTCCCAGGCCGGGACACGCGGACTATCCGGCACAGATAAAATTTCAAGGCTTCCAGGACGTGGCCGGCGGTGGTCATTTTTCTGGACGGCTGACAGCGCCTCTGTGTGTAGCGGGAAATATTTGTATGCAGGCTCTCAGAGAGAGGGGAATACAGGTGGCAGCCCATATCTATCGAATCGCTCATGTGCAGGACAGGCCGGCGAATCTGACAGATCTGACTCAGGCGGAGCTTTTGAAGGTGAGGGAAAAAGAGTTTCCCGTGCTGGAAGATGAGAAGGGTGAGAAGATGCGTCAGGCGATTGCACAGGCGAAGGACGAGCTGGACTCTGTGGGAGGAATCATAGAGTGTGTGATCACAGGAGTCCCTGCAGGAGTCGGCAGTCCCATGTTCGCAGGAGTGGAGAACCGTCTGGCAGCTGCGGCTTTTGGGGTTCCAGCTGTCAAGGGGATTGAGTTCGGCAATGGGTTCGGCTGTGCGAATTTGAGAGGATCCCAGAACAATGACAGCTATGAAATTCAGGAAGGCCGCGTGGTGACTAAGACGAACCACAGCGGTGGAGTTTTAGGGGGGATTTCCACGGGAATGCCCATCGTATTCCGGGTGGCAATAAAGCCAACCTCCTCCATAGCCCAGGAGCAGGACAGTATTCGGATGCGTGAGATGGAGAATGCGAAACTGGTAGTCAAAGGCAGACACGACCCATGTATCGTGCCTAGGGCGGTGCCCTGTGTGGAAGCAGTCGCAGCCTTGACGATTTATGATATGCTATGCTGCTAG
- a CDS encoding LysR family transcriptional regulator yields MDFKQIETFLTIAKYKSFTKSSEVLYVSQSTVSNRLRSLEEELDLVLVIRKKGMSTVTLTEKGEEFIDIAKQWVEVYERTRRLSQEQKFQSVSFAGPESINRLLGKLYKEIVENEPAISLYVRTCHSNEVVPMLLDKNIEVGFTYLSFESKEIHMLKIGEQGMNVAMKTSDSDRGGSISVKELDPEKEIQVRGVVNNVPEMAKWHDLNFPRANSADINVDSPVMIVNSMKEGSWCVLPESLANEIRRDGQVKVYQIQEKVPVLPYYIAVRRKSMEYNYALKLFEKYSGFSV; encoded by the coding sequence ATGGATTTCAAACAGATTGAGACATTTTTAACGATCGCAAAATATAAAAGCTTCACCAAAAGTAGTGAAGTCTTATATGTGTCTCAGTCTACGGTGAGCAATCGTCTGAGATCTCTGGAAGAAGAGCTGGATCTTGTCCTGGTAATTCGAAAAAAAGGAATGTCTACGGTGACGCTCACTGAAAAAGGAGAGGAATTTATCGACATTGCAAAGCAATGGGTGGAAGTCTATGAGAGAACCCGGAGGCTGAGTCAGGAACAAAAATTCCAGTCGGTAAGTTTTGCGGGACCGGAGAGTATTAACCGGCTGTTGGGAAAGCTCTACAAAGAAATTGTGGAAAATGAACCGGCAATTTCTTTGTATGTGAGAACCTGTCATTCCAATGAAGTCGTCCCTATGCTTTTGGACAAAAATATCGAGGTTGGTTTTACTTATCTGTCTTTTGAGTCCAAGGAAATCCATATGCTGAAAATCGGGGAGCAGGGTATGAATGTCGCCATGAAAACTTCGGATTCCGACAGGGGAGGGAGCATCAGCGTCAAAGAGCTGGATCCGGAAAAGGAAATACAGGTACGAGGGGTGGTAAACAATGTACCTGAGATGGCAAAATGGCATGATTTAAACTTTCCACGTGCAAATTCTGCGGATATCAATGTAGACAGCCCGGTGATGATAGTCAATTCCATGAAAGAGGGGAGCTGGTGTGTTCTACCGGAGTCTCTGGCAAATGAGATTCGCCGGGACGGTCAGGTAAAGGTATATCAGATTCAGGAAAAAGTTCCCGTTTTGCCTTATTATATCGCAGTTCGCAGAAAATCCATGGAGTATAATTACGCCCTGAAGCTTTTCGAAAAATACAGTGGATTTAGTGTGTAA
- a CDS encoding ABC transporter substrate-binding protein, with protein MKKKLISILMSLVLVSGVLIGCGGKEEPTDTVSETSEDQASDDSSSSTAGDSVLKKGDYVIGLSNSYFGNTWRKQMVDAFTNAAEAAKEAGYISDYEIQNGDNTVNSQIAQINSFILDGVDAICICAASPTALNSTIQKALDAGITVVAFDSIVDLDGVYTMDYPWEQIGKDSVEFVADKLEGKGNIVVVRGVSGAAPDQGIYAGITEAMKAYPDLEIVQEVIGEASATKTQEELTKVMASLPDVDAVITHCGGDAIGAVNAFEQSGKDMPIIIGDNTAEFINWWMEQEDYDTLSQGSTPGCGAAALWTALDILNGYEVPEEMMLSVPHVTSENLKDYSGMSAGTFVSPDFTNEYVLENIIDAAKK; from the coding sequence ATGAAGAAAAAGCTAATCAGTATTTTAATGAGTTTGGTGTTGGTTTCTGGTGTATTAATAGGCTGCGGTGGGAAGGAGGAGCCTACGGATACCGTCAGTGAGACGAGCGAAGACCAGGCTTCTGATGATAGCAGTTCTAGTACTGCTGGGGACTCTGTTCTGAAAAAAGGTGATTACGTAATTGGATTGTCCAATTCCTATTTTGGAAACACCTGGAGAAAACAGATGGTGGATGCATTTACCAATGCGGCAGAAGCTGCGAAGGAAGCAGGATACATTTCTGACTATGAGATTCAAAATGGAGATAACACGGTAAATTCACAGATTGCCCAGATTAACAGTTTTATTTTAGACGGCGTGGACGCGATTTGTATCTGTGCGGCTTCACCCACAGCTTTGAACAGTACCATTCAAAAAGCTTTGGATGCAGGCATTACGGTAGTGGCCTTCGATTCCATCGTTGACCTGGATGGTGTCTATACGATGGATTATCCCTGGGAACAGATCGGTAAGGACAGTGTAGAGTTTGTTGCTGATAAACTGGAAGGAAAGGGAAATATTGTGGTTGTCAGAGGTGTGTCTGGAGCGGCTCCGGATCAGGGAATCTATGCGGGTATTACGGAGGCGATGAAAGCTTATCCGGATTTAGAGATTGTGCAGGAAGTAATCGGTGAGGCTAGTGCGACGAAGACTCAGGAAGAACTGACAAAGGTTATGGCTTCTCTTCCAGATGTGGACGCTGTCATTACACACTGCGGCGGCGATGCGATTGGCGCAGTCAATGCCTTTGAGCAGTCTGGAAAAGACATGCCGATTATCATTGGAGATAACACGGCTGAGTTTATCAACTGGTGGATGGAACAGGAGGACTATGACACTTTGAGTCAGGGATCTACCCCGGGCTGCGGAGCAGCAGCGCTGTGGACTGCTTTGGATATCTTAAACGGCTATGAGGTTCCGGAAGAGATGATGCTGAGCGTGCCTCATGTGACCTCTGAAAATTTGAAGGATTATTCAGGCATGAGCGCCGGAACCTTTGTGTCACCGGATTTTACTAACGAGTATGTGCTTGAAAACATCATTGACGCGGCGAAAAAGTAA